In one window of Pseudovibrio sp. M1P-2-3 DNA:
- a CDS encoding acyl-CoA synthetase family protein, with amino-acid sequence MANWMRPPTVWPVSDPRGGIRAGSRRVSGTLRELIITLLAIWKAAAPTAAGSRLSARAPRFHAGDAGVRVVLTHRNMREAAALNAKAGEIRLVVLDDIDIRQSLTAFSGTALAQDDTESSLRPRSLPM; translated from the coding sequence ATGGCGAATTGGATGCGGCCTCCAACCGTCTGGCCCGTATCTGATCCAAGGGGTGGGATTAGAGCAGGTAGTCGGCGTGTGTCTGGAACGCTCCGTGAGCTGATCATCACCTTGCTGGCCATCTGGAAGGCGGCGGCGCCTACTGCCGCTGGATCCAGACTATCCGCCAGAGCGCCTCGCTTTCATGCTGGAGACGCTGGGGTGAGGGTGGTTCTCACCCACCGTAATATGAGGGAAGCTGCTGCCCTGAATGCGAAAGCAGGCGAGATACGTCTGGTTGTTCTGGATGATATCGATATTCGACAATCGTTAACGGCGTTCAGCGGCACAGCACTAGCGCAAGATGACACAGAGAGTTCACTGAGACCCCGTTCCT
- a CDS encoding condensation domain-containing protein, with amino-acid sequence VLERYEVLRTRLVSRDTRLWQEIDPPESLQNVFEDWSQEGQPLEALQERVARLLAAAYDLSTDHPCRSLVLKLSPTVHVWCLATHHSVGDNWSLSHVLPRFCRAVSGRQRGTTSYLAPLTATLCRLCRLAAVRGDGAGIG; translated from the coding sequence GTGTTGGAGCGCTATGAGGTGCTGCGCACCCGGCTGGTCAGCCGCGATACCCGCCTGTGGCAGGAGATTGATCCGCCCGAAAGTCTGCAGAACGTGTTTGAGGATTGGTCACAAGAGGGGCAGCCATTGGAGGCGTTGCAAGAACGGGTTGCCCGGCTGCTCGCCGCCGCCTATGATCTGAGTACTGATCACCCCTGTCGCTCGCTGGTGCTCAAGCTCTCGCCAACCGTTCATGTGTGGTGTCTGGCCACCCATCACAGTGTGGGGGACAATTGGTCGCTCAGTCATGTGCTGCCCCGATTTTGCCGCGCTGTATCAGGCCGCCAAAGAGGGACGACCAGCTACCTTGCCCCCCTTACCGCTACACTATGCAGACTATGCCGCCTGGCAGCGGTCCGAGGCGATGGCGCCGGTATTGGCTGA